In the genome of Candidatus Eremiobacterota bacterium, the window ACTTTCCTGCCCCAGAGGAAGGCTTCCTTTGCCTTGAACTTCACCGCGCTGGAGAGCTCATCCACCTTGTCCACAGGCATCCAGAACTCCTTCTTATCGGGTATGGAGTGGGAGTATAGCCTGCCGTTTATCACAAATCCCAGCCTGAGCGTATGGCGGAGAAACTCCCCCATTTCGCCTTCCATGGCCTTTCTCCAGGCGTCAACGCCGCCGAAGCTGCTGATGGTCCCCTCGCCGCCCTGGACATACCAGTTCAGAAAACGGAGTATGATCTCGGCAGACTCATAGCTCAGGTTCTTCTCTTTCATGTATTTCTTTACTATCACGCAGTATTGCTGAGGGTTCTCCATGATAAACTGGAGATCCTCGTCGGTGATGAACTCGAAGACGCCAAGGGCCTCCAGCATCATCTCGTCATGGTTTCCCAGCACGAGATGAACAAAGGAGCGGAAAGAGGGAAATCGCTCGCGGAGCTCCTGCACGTGACGGGAGAGCTTCTTGATCGTCTGGAGGATTCTCCAGGGGCCCCGGGGCCACTCCTCCTGCTCGCCTTCCATTGCCTCGCCGCGCCAGTCAACATAATCCCCGATGAGGACGAGATCAACCGTATCGCTCTCAGGATTCCACACCGTCGTTCCCGGGATGACGAGCTGCTGCTCCTCAAGGATCCTCAGGAGCCGGAAATAGTCTCCATGAAGATCGCCGATTGCCACTACCTTTCTCATCTTCTTCGGGGTATCTGTGTCCTGGGAGGCTGTCACTGCCGTATCCTGTGCTCCGTCTTCCATAAAGCGCCTTGTTTCTCCCTTTTCAGAATAAAACCATCTCGCCTCATCGCATCATGAAATTCCCTAAATCTCTTGATACTCCTTCTCAGGAAGGCAGATGCTCCTGCTCAGCCTTGGTGTTCCCCCCGTCGCCGGTGGCTTGCTCCGGCAAAGACCCGTCAGGCGGGGTGCTCTCCCCCTCAACGGGCGGGGGGGAAACCTCTCCCAGCGGCAAGGCATGCTCTTCCTCACCCTGAAGAAAGGAGTGGCTCCCCTCGGCGAATTTCTTGAACTCTGCGATTCCTTTTCCCAGGGACCTTCCTATCTCCGGGAGCTTCCTGGGTCCGAAAATCAGAAGAGCAAGCACAAAGAGCACGACTAATTCCGGCAATCCGATACCCATCATTACCGCCATTTCCCGCCAGATGCCGGGACGTTACTTTTTTCCCTCAGAGGGCTTCTCTTCAGGAGTTTTTTCCTTTTCCGAAAGCCCTTTTTTGAACTCCGATACCGAGAGGCCCAGGGCTCTTGCAAGGTCCGGTATCTTTTTCGCGCCAAAAATAAGAAGTATCACCAGCAGAATCACCAGAAGCTCCTGAATTCCAAATGGCCCCATAAAACCCCCTGTGGTCAGTTATTACGTCCGAGTGCGGCCAGTGAGCCCCCATGAAGCCCCCTGGCGATCAGGCATGCCTTTTCATAGTCTTCAGGCGTGTTGATGTTGAAAAATGACAGGTCCTCCCTGTCCATAAGCCTCAGTTCCTCTCCCAGAGGGAGCACCTTGACCCTCTCGAAAAAGCTTACCACGCGGAGATCACGGCCTTCCAGGCAGCTTTTCATGGCCTCAAGGCATGAGGGTCGGTAGATGGCATGGAGAGGCTCATAATATCCCTTCACCAGCGGGATCACCACGTCATTCCCGTGAGCTCTTGCCATAAGAGCCTCCACGATGTCCTTGCTGATGAAGGGCATATCGCATGCGCACACAAAGGATGGCACCGCTGCAGCTCTGAGGCCTGAATATATCCCCCCAAGCGGACCATGATCGGGATAATGGTCCTTCACGAGCTGAAAAGGAAGATGCAGGTAAGGTTTTTCATCACTCACCACCAGCAGAAACCATGAAAAAAGAGCGGAAAGCCTTGAATGAATACGCTCTATCAGTGTGGTCCTGTCAACAGCGAGAAGGCCTTTCTCGGCGATAAGGCGCGAGCCTTTTCCTCCTGCAAGAATCACGCACGCCATGCCCATCAGACTCTTTCCTTTATCTCAAGAGAATGCTATCTGCCGGTCTCAATGCTGTTGCCGCCGCTTTTCATGGCACGGTCCATCGCCTGCCTGGAGTTCATGACAATCTCCCTGAAACTCTTCACCGAGTGAGGATAGCATGACACTCCTATGCTCATGGTGACAGGGTAAGGGATATCGGCAAAGGGGGCTTCTTTCAGTTTCTCCTGCATCCTGCCGGCAAGGCTCTGGCCGCCGGGAAGGGGTGTCGTGGGGAGGAAAAAAGCAAAGCCGTTCTCTTCTATTCTTGCCGCCACGACCTGACCTTCCTCTGCAAAGGCTCTTATCCTGTCGCTGAAGTCCTTTATCAGCTTTCTTGCCACGGGCCCGCTCTCTTTTTTCACCTTGTCAAAACCGTCTATGCCGAAATAGAGCATGGTGCATTCCCTGGGATTTTCCTTCAGTTTCTGGGCCTCGGAAATCAGGGTCTGCTCAAAAGCCTGGCGCTGAAAAAAGCCCGTAAGGGGATCAATGGTGGCACCGGCAGCCTGCTCTGCAGGCTTTGCCGCCTGAGAATGCGCCTGAGGCTGATGCGGCCTGAGGGGCGCCTCCTTGTTCCGCTCGGGCACCGGAGCTCTCTGCAAGGGAGGAGCGGGAACCTCAGAGGCCGGCGGCTCACGGTGGTCAAGCTCCTTCATCTCCTGGGAAAAATTGAGGGGCCCTGAAGCTTCTGCCTTCTGTCCCGCCTTCGCTGACAGGTGACCAGCCGCAGGGGGGGGTGACGGGGAAGCACCCCCGCTGATGCCCGAGCGCCACCCGGTCCTCTGGGGAACTGCGGGCCCTGCCTGGGGTCCCCCTGGAGGGGGGGCCTGCTCCATTCCCTGCGCTATTGAGGGAGAACCGTTGTCTGAGGCGTTGGCCTTCAGGGGAGAGCGTTTCCCGAAAGGTGAAAGGGCCTTTGCCGACCCTGCGGCTGCATCCGGTTTCGGCTGGATGGGAAGAGGCTCCCTTGTTCGTCCCGGCTCTGCAGGACTCGACAGAAGGCCTGACTTCACAGGTCTCTGCGGGGGAGGGGCTTCCTGGGAGGGCTTTGTCGGCGCCACCCATGGCTTTCTGTGCGGGATACCGGGTTGTTCAGCTCCTGGTGACAGGGTCTGCGGGGAGGAGAGACTGTCGAGCGCATCCCGGGCAGGCCTGGGGAAAGGCTTTTCATGCTCATCGTCGCCGTCTGCGGGGAATCCCTCGGGAAGAAGATTTTCTTCAAGGTTGACTTCAATGGCAAACTCCTGGGGCTTCCTGGGAGCCTCAAAAGGCGCCTCCTCGGGCTCGGCGAGAGGGGAGCGCCATGAGGGAGGGCTGGCGGCGGGCTCTTCCTGGGGAAGCTCCGAGGGGGTCTCTTCATCACCTTCTGATTTGAGGCTCTTACGGGCCTGCCGCCGCCGCTCAACGGCGGCAAGGACCTGATCCCTCGTCATTCTTGTGGTTTCCATGGTCCTGAGCTTTTTCTCGGCGACCTGCACCTGGTTGCCGCCCTCGCTCTTCGCCTTTTCCAGCGCATCAGTGACAAGCTCCACCAGTTTTTCCGCGTATATGGCGGTGGAGGGGAAGGTGCCTGCCCCGACGCTCGCTTTGGAAGGGGGAATATGGCGGGCTATTTTCACCGAGCCTATCTCTTCCTTCAATTTTTCCGCAAGCTCCACCGCCTGCTCCAGAGAAGCATCGGGGCATATGATGCCGAAGCGTGCTTCAAAGAGCCTGCAGAGTATGGATCCAGTGCCTGACAGGGCGGTATTGATGGCTATTGATGCCATTTTCTGGAGCTTTTCCCCATGATCCTCACCGAAGGTCTCGATTATTTCCTTGAACCCGTCAACCTCCACGATGATGAGGGAGCAGGTCTTGCCCTTGTTTCTCGCGTCATCAACAATCTCGGGGAGCTTCTCATTGAAATAGGCCTCGTTATGAAGGCCTGTCACCGTGTCGGTGATGGCCTGCTTTTTGGAAAGAAGCTCGTTGAGAAGGTCGGCCGTTTCGCCGGCCACTTTCGTGACAAGGGGGAGGTTCTGCTCGAAAATCTTCTTGAACTTGAGCTTGTCCTTGGTCTCCTCACAGCCGAAATAGGCAAGGCCCAGCAGTCTGTTCTGCGCCACAAAGGGCACTCCAATGCGCATCTCAAGCTCTGCGAGGATATCTCCCGAATCCGGGAAGGACCTGATAAAGTTCACCTCGCGCCGCTCCAGCTTGAAAATGAAGGGTTTCCCCTCCCTCTCCCTTATCCACTCCCTCAGGTCCACCTTGGAGAGCTCAAGGCTGTCAATATTCCTGTCAATGCCAAAAGAGGCGCTGTTTACGGGGACAAGCCGCTTTTCTTCCGGATCGGGCATAAAGACGACACCCTTGGGCATCTGCGTGACCTGGAGAAGCTTTTTCAGGGCCATCTGGCAGACGCTCTCGGGACTGTTGCGCTCCTCCTGCTGAGGAGCCCCCATTCCCTCGTCCATGCTGGCCTGGACCGCGGCGCGCTTCTTCGGGCGCCGTCCGAAGAGTATTGCAAGAAGGATAATCAGCACCAGAGCCCCCGCCCCTCCATACTTGCCATAGGTAAAGAAAACTTTCATCTCCTCATTTTTGATGGTGTCAAGCTCCTTGTCGGCGCTTTTCTCTATGTCTGCCCTTCCTCCGGACTGCTGCTTGACGGCAAGAAACTGTTCCTTGGCGCTCTTGTAATCTTTCTTTGCCATGTACACCATGCCGATCTGGAGGCCTATGAGGGGATCGTCCTTTTCAATATCCCTTGCCTGCTTGAGGACCTCGAGGGCCTTGTCGAAGCTCCCGGTCCCCCGATAGTTCTGGCCCATGAGCAGGTAGGTGTCCTTGCGCTTTTTCTCGTCATCCTTGGCAAACTTCAGCTTGAGGGCTTTTTCGCATTCCTTGAGGGACTCCTCCCTGAGCTTTCTGGCGCTCGCGTCGCCGGGATTCTTTTTCTCCACATCCTCGGCTTTCTTGAAATAAATCTCTGCGAGCTTCTTGTGCACCTCTGCAAGGTAACGGGCTACTTCGGGATTTTTCTGGGGGAGCTGGAGAAAGCCTTTGTACTGTGCTATGGCTTTGTCATAGACAAGCCATTCCTTGTAGATGTCGCCCAGCAGCAGGTAAGGGATCGGAAAGCTCGGGGCTGCCTGCTGGGCCTTTTCAAAGCACTCGATTGCACGGGGTGTTTCATTGGCCTTGAGAAGCTCGCTCCCTTTCATCGTCAATGCCTGGGCTGTCCCGATATCCTCTGCCCTGGCGGCTGTCGATACGGCTGCGACAAAAAAAAGAGCCACAGAGAAGAGCAGGATCCCGCTCTTCCCCAGAGCCTTGCACCTTGTGAATATCACCGCCAGGTGATGCCAGGTATCAGCCATACCCACCGCGCCCTTTGCAGAGGTAGTTTGATGGTATCCCTATTATACCTTAAAATTATTGGCAGATCAATTGAAAGCCTTCATACATGCCTTCCCTGAGCTTTCTTCGACATGAAGTGAAAAGCTCCTCGTGAGCGGGAGGGGAAAGGACCCTCCCATGAATATACTACACGGCAGGGGGGGAAAAGTAAACAGCGGGGCCGGGAGGGGATCTCCTACAAATGTAGTATAAAAGAGTAATTATATACTCTGTGAGGATTTTTTTCAAGGGTTGTCGAATTGTTTTTTTTTCTCTATAATGGTTTTTGTAGAAAGGAAATGCGGGGGCACTCCCCCGGAGCCGTACGAGCCAGGTCATGTGAGGAAGGAGCAGAGCATGGAAGGTGACATCAAGGAAATCAGCCGGATTGTTGAAAAGGAGAGCCTCTTCGTCAGGCAGATAGAGGAAGAGATCGGGAAGGTCATCGTGGGGCAGAAAGACATCATCGAGCGCCTTGTCATCGGCCTTGTCGCCAATGGCCACGTACTCATCGAGGGCGTACCTGGTCTTGCCAAGACCCTCACCATTAAAACCCTCTCCGAGATTGTACAGAGCAAATTCCAGAGAATCCAGTTTACCCCCGACCTGCTGCCGGCCGATCTCATCGGCACCATCATTTACAATCCCCAGGGCCATGAATTCACCACCAAGAAGGGCCCCCTCTTTGCCAACCTCATCCTGGCCGACGAGATCAACAGGGCCCCCGCCAAAGTGCAGAGCGCCCTCCTTGAGGCCATGCAGGAGCACCAGGTCACCATCGGCGAGAACACCTATCTCCTCGATGACCCTTTCATGGTGATGGCCACTCAGAATCCCATCGAACAGGAAGGAACATACCCCCTCCCCGAGGCGCAGGTGGACCGTTTCATGCTGAAGCTCCGGATCACCTACCCGAAGCGGGAAGAGGAGCAGCGGATCCTGGAGCGCATGACGACAGGCCAGACCTTTACCGTCAACAGGGTCATCACCCCTTCCGACATCGTGAGGGTCCGTTCCATAATCCCGAAAATCTACATGGATGACAAGGTAAAGAATTACATTCTGGACATCGTATTTGCCACAAGGTTCCCCGAGAAATTCAAACTTGAGAGCCTCAAGCCCCTCATCGCCTATGGCGGCTCGCCAAGAGCCACGATTTACCTGGCCCTCGCGGCGAAAGCCCATGCCTTCATAAGGGGAAGGGGCTACGTAACTCCCGACGACATCAAGGCCATCGGCATGGATGTGCTGCGGCACCGCGTCATCATCACGTACGAGGCGGAAGCCGAGGAGATGAACTCCGAGAATATCATACAGAAAATATTTGACGGTATTGAGGTCCCCTGATGAAAGACACGGAAATCTTCCGAAAAATCAAGCGCATAGAGATAAGGACCAGCAGGCTTGTCGAGGAATACTTCTCAGGCCAGTATGAGAGCGTCTTCAAAGGCACCGGCATGGAGTTCTCCGAGGTCCGCGAGTATCTACCCGGAGACGATATACGCGCCATTGACTGGAACGTGACCGCCCGCTTCGGGAAGCCCTTCATCAAGAAGTTTACCGAGGAACGGGAGCTCACCATCATGCTGCTTGTCGACATGTCGGGGTCGGAGAGCTTCGGGAGCCTGGAAAAGACCAAGGCCGAGATCGCCTGCGAGATAGCGGCAGTCATTGCCTTCTCAGCGATAAAGAACCAGGACAAGGTGGGCCTTATCATCTTCACTGACGGGCCCGAAAGGTACCTCCCCCCCAAAAAAGGCCGGCGCTACGTGCTCCGCATCATAAGGGAAATACTCATGTACGAACCCCGTGAGCGCGGCACCGATATTGAGAAGACCCTCAGGTTTCTCAATGACGTGACGAAGAGAAAGGCCGTGGTCTTTCTGATCTCTGATTTCCTGGATGATCACTATAAAAGGATACTGCAGATCACCAACAAGAGGCATGACTGTATCGCCATAAACCTCCGGGACCCAAGGGAGCAGGAGCTGCCTCCCGTGGGACTGGTGGAATTTGAAGACAGCGAGACCGGCGAAGCCCTCATTGTGGACACAAATGACAAGGCCTTCCGTGAGGAATATGAAAGGCTCGTGAGGCAGGAGTGTGAGAGCCGCACAAAGCTCTTCAAGCAGATAGGCGTTGACTGCGTGAATATCTGGTCCCACCAGTCATACGTGAATCCCCTCTATACCTTCTTCAAGATGCGTGCGAGAAGAAAGCGGTGAGGAGCTTATGAAATCACTATCAGCAGCCCTTCTCATCCTTGCAGCCCTCCTTGCCCCGCCTGCGGTATGGGCGCAGACACCCCTCTCCTCGCAGGCGGTGTCTCCTGCTTCACCGGCGCCATCGCCCCAGGCTTCTCTTTCGCCAGCCTTGATGCCGTCAATTTCACCCTCTCCTGAGGCGCCCTCAGAGGACCAGGTGACGGCAAAGCTCTCAGTGGACAGGAACGTGATAAAAATCGGGGACCTCATCAACCTGAACCTTGAGGTGACGACACCGCCGGAATACACCGTAGAAGAGCCCGGCCCGGAGCAGTTCCTGGGGGACTTCGAGATCCGCAATACCAAGAAGCCCGTCAAAAACGACCATGAAGGGAAGATCGTCACCATCTACCAGTTCGAGATAGCCACCTTCTCCACGGGGAAAAAAATCCTCGGCCCCATTCCGGTCCGCTATTCCCTCTCGCCGCAGGA includes:
- a CDS encoding metallophosphoesterase: MEDGAQDTAVTASQDTDTPKKMRKVVAIGDLHGDYFRLLRILEEQQLVIPGTTVWNPESDTVDLVLIGDYVDWRGEAMEGEQEEWPRGPWRILQTIKKLSRHVQELRERFPSFRSFVHLVLGNHDEMMLEALGVFEFITDEDLQFIMENPQQYCVIVKKYMKEKNLSYESAEIILRFLNWYVQGGEGTISSFGGVDAWRKAMEGEMGEFLRHTLRLGFVINGRLYSHSIPDKKEFWMPVDKVDELSSAVKFKAKEAFLWGRKVWGFDYYTGMRTKPFTNEELEEMMKLMGIKGFVVGHTPMHKLEPVIAYEGKVVNIDLHGMPKSEPFIEIYYPDGG
- a CDS encoding twin-arginine translocase TatA/TatE family subunit; protein product: MMGIGLPELVVLFVLALLIFGPRKLPEIGRSLGKGIAEFKKFAEGSHSFLQGEEEHALPLGEVSPPPVEGESTPPDGSLPEQATGDGGNTKAEQEHLPS
- the tatA gene encoding twin-arginine translocase TatA/TatE family subunit, whose protein sequence is MGPFGIQELLVILLVILLIFGAKKIPDLARALGLSVSEFKKGLSEKEKTPEEKPSEGKK
- a CDS encoding molybdenum cofactor guanylyltransferase, with amino-acid sequence MACVILAGGKGSRLIAEKGLLAVDRTTLIERIHSRLSALFSWFLLVVSDEKPYLHLPFQLVKDHYPDHGPLGGIYSGLRAAAVPSFVCACDMPFISKDIVEALMARAHGNDVVIPLVKGYYEPLHAIYRPSCLEAMKSCLEGRDLRVVSFFERVKVLPLGEELRLMDREDLSFFNINTPEDYEKACLIARGLHGGSLAALGRNN
- a CDS encoding diguanylate cyclase, whose translation is MADTWHHLAVIFTRCKALGKSGILLFSVALFFVAAVSTAARAEDIGTAQALTMKGSELLKANETPRAIECFEKAQQAAPSFPIPYLLLGDIYKEWLVYDKAIAQYKGFLQLPQKNPEVARYLAEVHKKLAEIYFKKAEDVEKKNPGDASARKLREESLKECEKALKLKFAKDDEKKRKDTYLLMGQNYRGTGSFDKALEVLKQARDIEKDDPLIGLQIGMVYMAKKDYKSAKEQFLAVKQQSGGRADIEKSADKELDTIKNEEMKVFFTYGKYGGAGALVLIILLAILFGRRPKKRAAVQASMDEGMGAPQQEERNSPESVCQMALKKLLQVTQMPKGVVFMPDPEEKRLVPVNSASFGIDRNIDSLELSKVDLREWIREREGKPFIFKLERREVNFIRSFPDSGDILAELEMRIGVPFVAQNRLLGLAYFGCEETKDKLKFKKIFEQNLPLVTKVAGETADLLNELLSKKQAITDTVTGLHNEAYFNEKLPEIVDDARNKGKTCSLIIVEVDGFKEIIETFGEDHGEKLQKMASIAINTALSGTGSILCRLFEARFGIICPDASLEQAVELAEKLKEEIGSVKIARHIPPSKASVGAGTFPSTAIYAEKLVELVTDALEKAKSEGGNQVQVAEKKLRTMETTRMTRDQVLAAVERRRQARKSLKSEGDEETPSELPQEEPAASPPSWRSPLAEPEEAPFEAPRKPQEFAIEVNLEENLLPEGFPADGDDEHEKPFPRPARDALDSLSSPQTLSPGAEQPGIPHRKPWVAPTKPSQEAPPPQRPVKSGLLSSPAEPGRTREPLPIQPKPDAAAGSAKALSPFGKRSPLKANASDNGSPSIAQGMEQAPPPGGPQAGPAVPQRTGWRSGISGGASPSPPPAAGHLSAKAGQKAEASGPLNFSQEMKELDHREPPASEVPAPPLQRAPVPERNKEAPLRPHQPQAHSQAAKPAEQAAGATIDPLTGFFQRQAFEQTLISEAQKLKENPRECTMLYFGIDGFDKVKKESGPVARKLIKDFSDRIRAFAEEGQVVAARIEENGFAFFLPTTPLPGGQSLAGRMQEKLKEAPFADIPYPVTMSIGVSCYPHSVKSFREIVMNSRQAMDRAMKSGGNSIETGR
- a CDS encoding MoxR family ATPase, with product MEGDIKEISRIVEKESLFVRQIEEEIGKVIVGQKDIIERLVIGLVANGHVLIEGVPGLAKTLTIKTLSEIVQSKFQRIQFTPDLLPADLIGTIIYNPQGHEFTTKKGPLFANLILADEINRAPAKVQSALLEAMQEHQVTIGENTYLLDDPFMVMATQNPIEQEGTYPLPEAQVDRFMLKLRITYPKREEEQRILERMTTGQTFTVNRVITPSDIVRVRSIIPKIYMDDKVKNYILDIVFATRFPEKFKLESLKPLIAYGGSPRATIYLALAAKAHAFIRGRGYVTPDDIKAIGMDVLRHRVIITYEAEAEEMNSENIIQKIFDGIEVP
- a CDS encoding DUF58 domain-containing protein, translating into MKDTEIFRKIKRIEIRTSRLVEEYFSGQYESVFKGTGMEFSEVREYLPGDDIRAIDWNVTARFGKPFIKKFTEERELTIMLLVDMSGSESFGSLEKTKAEIACEIAAVIAFSAIKNQDKVGLIIFTDGPERYLPPKKGRRYVLRIIREILMYEPRERGTDIEKTLRFLNDVTKRKAVVFLISDFLDDHYKRILQITNKRHDCIAINLRDPREQELPPVGLVEFEDSETGEALIVDTNDKAFREEYERLVRQECESRTKLFKQIGVDCVNIWSHQSYVNPLYTFFKMRARRKR